Proteins from one Primulina huaijiensis isolate GDHJ02 chromosome 18, ASM1229523v2, whole genome shotgun sequence genomic window:
- the LOC140963899 gene encoding uncharacterized protein, giving the protein MTQKEADDSNDVVADTILINEMPAYVLFDCGATHSFISKIFTKKLRLIPEILIEPFRVATPTSKTIETHRVHRDCRIFINEHLFQAELIQLNMVEFDAILGMNWLSKNHVIVDYRLKNVKLRASNQEEIIYYGKVKKQESLLSASQT; this is encoded by the coding sequence ATGACTCAGAAAGAGGCAGATGACTCAAACGATGTCGTGGCAGATACCATTCTAATCAATGAAATGCCAGCTTATgtattgtttgattgtggtgccactcATTCGTTCATATCTAAGATTTTCACTAAGAAATTAAGGCTTATACCTGAGATACTTATTGAACCATTTAGAGTAGCAACTCCCACAAGTAAGACAATTGAAACACATAGGGTGCACAGAGATTGTAGGATCTTTATCAATGAGCACCTATTTCAAGCTGAGTTGATTCAACTAAACATGGTGGAGTTCGACGCCATTCTGGGAATGAATTGGCTATCAAAGAATCACGTAATTGTAGACTACCGCTTGAAGAACGTCAAACTAAGGGCTTCGAACCAAGAAGAGATCATTTACTATGGCAAAGTCAAGAAACAAGAATCCTTATTATCTGCTTCCCAGACTTGA